A genomic segment from Luteolibacter ambystomatis encodes:
- the fabG gene encoding 3-oxoacyl-[acyl-carrier-protein] reductase — translation MQRFANKTAVVTGAGRGIGQEIAKALAAEGAKVAVVSRSESSCGKAAEEINALYPGSATAYAVDVADHAAVQELAKKIGDELGTVNILVNNAGVTRDGLLMRMKEEDWDTVLDTNLKGAFNTVKGFMRVLMKAEDPRIINIASVIGLIGNAGQANYSASKAGLIGYTKAVARELSGRKVTCNAVAPGFITTDMTDELPEAVRAEVLKKIPLGDFGKTDDISAAVLFLASPAARYITGQVLAVDGGMTM, via the coding sequence ATGCAACGCTTTGCCAACAAAACGGCCGTGGTCACCGGTGCCGGACGCGGGATCGGCCAGGAAATCGCCAAAGCCCTCGCCGCCGAGGGCGCGAAGGTCGCCGTCGTGAGCCGCAGCGAATCGAGCTGCGGAAAAGCAGCCGAGGAAATCAACGCCCTCTACCCCGGCTCCGCCACCGCCTACGCCGTGGACGTGGCCGATCACGCCGCCGTACAGGAACTCGCCAAGAAGATCGGCGACGAACTCGGCACCGTGAACATCCTCGTGAACAACGCCGGTGTCACCCGCGATGGCTTGCTCATGCGCATGAAGGAGGAGGACTGGGACACCGTGCTCGATACCAATCTCAAGGGCGCCTTCAACACCGTGAAGGGCTTCATGCGCGTGCTGATGAAGGCCGAGGACCCACGCATCATCAACATCGCCTCCGTCATCGGCCTCATCGGCAATGCCGGGCAGGCGAACTACTCCGCCTCCAAGGCTGGCCTCATCGGCTACACCAAGGCTGTCGCCCGCGAGCTCTCCGGCCGCAAGGTGACCTGCAACGCGGTCGCTCCCGGCTTCATCACCACCGATATGACGGACGAACTGCCGGAAGCCGTCCGCGCCGAGGTGCTAAAGAAAATCCCGCTCGGTGACTTCGGCAAGACCGACGACATTTCCGCCGCCGTGCTCTTCCTCGCCAGCCCGGCGGCCCGCTACATCACCGGCCAGGTGCTGGCGGTCGATGGCGGCATGACCATGTAA